One window from the genome of Mycolicibacterium gadium encodes:
- a CDS encoding AMP-binding protein has translation MRVDEQRAADAYRRGLWVSETLADSLRVAARATPERTVLVDGEIRLDCKGLHDEATALAQTLMGLMPAGSVVSFMLPNWYEAAVIYLGATLAGMVVNPILPSLRDRELAFILSDADSRAIFIPSTFGGHDYAAMLDRVTASMASPPLVVVVRGDSHTPYASMFETETTAVLPVLNPDTVRMILYTSGTTGRPKGVLHTHNSIHALIRQIGEHWLVADGDRFLVPSPIAHIGGSIYAFECPLLLGTTAVLMERWDPDAAVSLMLAEHCTHMAGATPFLDGLLAAAERADSRLPDLKVFICGGASVPPSLIRRATGYFERAAVSRVYGSTEVPVTTVGSLDDVDHAADTDGRAGIADVKLTDGEICARGPQMLVGYLHSDDETESFDSEGYFRTGDLARWVDEDYLVVTGRAKDIIIRNGENISPKEVEDLLIAHPAIAEIAIVGVPDERTGERACAVVVATGERVPDIDDMRTLLIGEGLAKFKIPEQIVIWEALPKNAAGKVLKHQIRAALEKVE, from the coding sequence GTGAGGGTCGACGAGCAGCGCGCGGCCGACGCCTACCGGCGTGGGCTGTGGGTGAGCGAGACGCTCGCCGACTCGCTGCGCGTCGCGGCCAGGGCTACGCCCGAGCGCACGGTGCTGGTGGACGGCGAAATTCGGCTCGACTGCAAGGGTTTACACGACGAGGCCACCGCACTGGCTCAAACCCTGATGGGGTTGATGCCCGCGGGCAGCGTGGTGTCGTTCATGCTGCCGAATTGGTATGAGGCCGCCGTCATCTATCTGGGCGCGACGCTCGCCGGCATGGTGGTGAATCCCATTCTGCCCTCGCTTCGCGATCGCGAACTCGCGTTCATCCTGTCCGACGCCGACAGCCGGGCGATCTTCATACCGTCGACCTTCGGCGGCCATGACTACGCCGCGATGCTGGATCGGGTGACCGCATCGATGGCCTCACCGCCCCTGGTCGTGGTCGTCCGCGGTGACAGCCATACGCCGTACGCCTCGATGTTCGAGACCGAGACGACCGCGGTGTTGCCGGTGCTGAATCCCGACACGGTGCGCATGATCCTCTACACCTCCGGTACGACCGGACGGCCCAAGGGCGTTCTGCACACGCATAATTCGATTCACGCGCTGATCCGCCAGATCGGCGAGCACTGGCTGGTGGCAGACGGCGACCGGTTCCTGGTCCCGTCGCCGATCGCACACATCGGCGGATCGATCTATGCGTTCGAGTGCCCACTGCTGCTCGGCACCACGGCGGTGCTGATGGAGCGCTGGGATCCGGATGCCGCAGTGTCGCTGATGTTGGCGGAACACTGCACTCACATGGCCGGTGCCACACCGTTTCTCGACGGTCTGCTGGCGGCCGCTGAGCGAGCGGACAGCCGGTTGCCAGACCTGAAGGTGTTCATCTGCGGCGGCGCTTCGGTCCCGCCGTCCCTGATCCGCAGGGCGACCGGCTATTTCGAGAGAGCCGCGGTGTCCCGGGTGTACGGATCGACCGAGGTGCCGGTGACAACCGTGGGTTCTCTCGATGACGTCGACCATGCGGCCGACACCGATGGTCGCGCGGGTATCGCGGATGTCAAACTGACCGACGGTGAGATCTGTGCGCGCGGCCCGCAGATGCTCGTCGGCTATCTGCACTCCGACGACGAGACGGAATCCTTCGACAGCGAGGGCTATTTCCGCACCGGCGATCTCGCGCGATGGGTCGATGAGGACTATCTGGTGGTCACCGGCCGGGCCAAGGACATCATCATCCGCAACGGCGAGAACATTTCGCCGAAGGAAGTAGAGGACCTACTCATCGCGCACCCGGCGATCGCCGAGATCGCGATCGTCGGCGTGCCCGACGAGCGGACGGGAGAACGGGCGTGCGCGGTGGTCGTCGCCACCGGAGAACGCGTACCCGACATCGACGACATGCGGACACTGTTGATCGGTGAAGGGCTGGCCAAGTTCAAAATCCCTGAGCAGATCGTCATTTGGGAGGCGCTGCCGAAGAACGCCGCGGGCAAGGTACTCAAGCATCAGATCCGCGCGGCACTTGAAAAGGTGGAGTGA
- a CDS encoding SDR family NAD(P)-dependent oxidoreductase produces the protein MQVAIVTGASSGIGFGCATKLASQGMAVLGTGRDDARLEELKSHDPEHIETLAVDLTADDAPRRIVDTAIERWGRIDFLINNAGVGSPKPLHETDDESLDYFLGLMLRAPFRLAREAVVHMQPGSAIINITSTFAIVGGLRGGAYSAAKGGLTSLTRHIACQYGPQGIRCNAVAPGVTLTPMVASRLEDPRFRKINTEMTPYPRLGEVEDIASTVAFLCSDGAAFINGQEIAVDGGWTSTKYLSDFALNADWVEQR, from the coding sequence ATGCAGGTTGCGATCGTGACGGGCGCGAGTAGCGGCATCGGGTTCGGATGCGCTACCAAACTCGCCTCCCAGGGCATGGCGGTGCTGGGTACCGGCCGCGACGACGCCAGGCTCGAAGAACTCAAGAGCCATGACCCGGAGCACATCGAGACCCTCGCCGTGGACCTCACCGCGGACGATGCGCCGCGCCGGATCGTGGACACCGCCATCGAACGGTGGGGCCGCATCGACTTCCTGATCAACAACGCCGGAGTGGGCAGCCCGAAGCCACTGCACGAGACCGACGACGAATCACTGGACTATTTCCTGGGGTTGATGCTGCGCGCGCCGTTCCGGTTGGCCCGCGAGGCGGTTGTGCACATGCAGCCCGGTTCGGCGATCATCAACATCACCTCGACGTTCGCCATTGTGGGCGGTCTGCGCGGCGGCGCGTACTCGGCGGCGAAGGGCGGCCTGACCTCATTGACGAGGCACATCGCCTGCCAGTACGGGCCGCAAGGCATTCGCTGTAATGCCGTCGCCCCGGGCGTCACCCTCACTCCGATGGTGGCGAGCCGCCTCGAAGACCCACGATTCCGCAAGATCAACACCGAGATGACGCCGTACCCACGCCTCGGTGAGGTCGAGGACATCGCGAGCACCGTCGCATTCCTGTGTAGCGACGGAGCAGCCTTCATCAACGGGCAGGAGATCGCCGTCGACGGCGGCTGGACGTCGACCAAGTACCTTTCGGACTTCGCGTTGAACGCCGATTGGGTGGAACAGCGTTGA
- a CDS encoding acyl-CoA synthetase, producing MNLFGLLDQAAERFGDRGAVFCGERQLHTWSQLRERALRIASTLGDPGTRIAIASENRPEIVELMFATWAAECVVVPINYKLHPREMVQIIDDAGVSRVFASPKIGAELTPVTEVPVEAVDSQAYSARTASTPAERPRTTDPAALAWLFYTSGTTGRSKGAMLTHRNLMAMTVSHLADFDSPDQNCSLVHGAPMSHGSGLYIPPYVLRAARQVIPASAGFDPQEFLDLCERHPGCSAFLAPTMVQRLVQTGRARPPNLRTIVYGGGPMYVDSLKKAMAAFGPIFVQLYGQGESPMTITGLRRADHIDADDAVLGSVGYARSGVDVAVLRDDDTPASAGEIGEIVCRGDVVMAGYWNNPEATAKTLQDGWLRTGDMGSFDEHGFLTLRDRSKDVVISGGSNIYPREVEEILLEHPGVEEAGVVGAPDGEWGEVVVAFIVGSASPADLDAHLLERIARFKRPKRYEYIDELPKNSYGKVLKRDLRERLLP from the coding sequence TTGAACCTGTTCGGCCTTCTGGACCAGGCCGCCGAGCGGTTCGGCGATCGTGGCGCGGTGTTCTGCGGTGAGCGCCAGTTGCACACGTGGTCGCAGTTGCGTGAGCGGGCCCTGCGCATCGCGTCCACTCTCGGTGACCCCGGCACCCGTATCGCCATCGCCAGCGAGAACCGCCCCGAGATCGTCGAGCTGATGTTCGCGACATGGGCCGCCGAGTGCGTCGTCGTCCCGATCAACTACAAGCTTCATCCGCGCGAAATGGTCCAGATCATCGACGACGCAGGCGTTTCGCGGGTGTTCGCGTCGCCTAAGATCGGCGCGGAACTGACGCCGGTCACCGAGGTTCCCGTCGAAGCGGTTGACTCGCAGGCCTATTCGGCACGCACGGCCAGCACGCCGGCGGAGCGGCCGCGCACCACTGATCCGGCGGCCCTGGCGTGGCTCTTCTACACCAGCGGAACCACCGGTCGGTCGAAGGGGGCGATGCTCACGCACCGCAACCTGATGGCGATGACGGTGTCCCATCTGGCGGATTTCGACTCGCCGGACCAGAACTGCAGCCTCGTGCACGGTGCGCCGATGTCGCACGGCTCGGGTCTGTACATCCCGCCGTACGTGTTACGCGCTGCGCGGCAGGTGATTCCGGCCTCTGCAGGGTTCGATCCGCAGGAGTTCCTCGACCTCTGCGAACGTCATCCCGGCTGCAGCGCATTCCTCGCGCCGACCATGGTCCAGCGCCTCGTCCAGACCGGACGCGCACGCCCTCCGAACCTGCGCACGATCGTCTACGGCGGCGGCCCGATGTACGTCGACAGCCTGAAGAAGGCGATGGCGGCGTTCGGCCCGATCTTCGTCCAACTCTACGGTCAAGGCGAGTCACCGATGACCATCACCGGCCTGCGCAGGGCCGACCACATCGACGCCGACGACGCGGTCCTGGGTTCCGTCGGGTACGCCCGGTCAGGCGTGGACGTCGCGGTGCTGCGCGACGACGACACACCGGCGTCGGCGGGCGAGATCGGTGAGATCGTCTGTCGCGGAGACGTTGTCATGGCCGGCTACTGGAACAATCCCGAGGCCACCGCGAAAACCCTGCAGGATGGGTGGCTGCGCACCGGCGACATGGGGTCGTTCGACGAGCACGGCTTTCTCACGTTGCGGGACCGCTCCAAGGATGTGGTGATCAGCGGCGGAAGCAACATCTATCCGCGTGAGGTCGAGGAGATCCTGCTCGAGCATCCTGGCGTCGAGGAAGCCGGCGTCGTGGGGGCGCCTGACGGGGAGTGGGGCGAGGTCGTCGTGGCGTTCATCGTCGGCTCGGCGTCGCCCGCGGACCTGGACGCTCACCTGCTCGAGCGCATCGCGCGCTTCAAACGGCCCAAGCGGTACGAGTACATCGACGAGCTGCCGAAGAACAGCTACGGCAAGGTGCTCAAGCGGGATTTGCGCGAACGGCTGCTTCCCTAG
- a CDS encoding NAD(P)-binding oxidoreductase, with the protein MRVVIAGGHGKIALILERLLADRGDAAVGLIRNPDHVADVEATGAQAVVVDLESVTAADVATHLQGADAVVFAAGAGPGSGAARKQTVDCDAAILLADAAEAAGVRRYVMVSAMGADVEAPDDIGDPVFVAYLRAKGHADDVIRDRDALDVTVVRPGHLTNDKGTGRVELSDQTGHGDIPREDVARVLLAVLDTAETAGRTLELISGETPVAEAVTQAR; encoded by the coding sequence ATGCGCGTCGTCATCGCCGGTGGGCACGGCAAGATCGCCCTGATTCTCGAACGGCTGCTCGCGGACCGCGGAGATGCGGCGGTCGGCCTGATCAGGAACCCCGACCACGTCGCCGATGTGGAAGCGACTGGTGCCCAGGCGGTGGTCGTCGATCTCGAGTCGGTCACCGCCGCCGACGTCGCCACGCACCTGCAGGGCGCCGACGCGGTCGTGTTCGCGGCGGGGGCAGGCCCTGGCAGCGGCGCGGCACGCAAGCAGACCGTCGACTGTGACGCGGCCATTCTGCTCGCCGACGCAGCCGAGGCCGCGGGAGTGCGGCGCTACGTGATGGTGTCGGCAATGGGTGCCGACGTCGAGGCGCCCGACGACATCGGCGATCCGGTCTTCGTCGCGTACCTGCGCGCGAAAGGCCATGCGGACGACGTGATCCGAGACCGCGATGCACTCGATGTCACGGTCGTGCGGCCCGGACACCTCACCAACGACAAGGGCACGGGTCGGGTCGAGCTATCCGACCAGACCGGGCATGGTGACATCCCCCGCGAGGACGTCGCCAGGGTTCTGCTGGCGGTGCTCGACACTGCCGAGACCGCCGGGCGCACGTTGGAGCTGATCAGCGGGGAAACGCCGGTCGCCGAGGCGGTCACGCAAGCGCGGTGA
- a CDS encoding molybdopterin-containing oxidoreductase family protein translates to MAHTTTQPGICRICSAHCGVLATVTDGRLTKVTGDPDNPMFKGYTCVKGRTLPEIHNNPLRLLHSQKRQADGTYAPIESGHAMDEIAAKLQELIAEHGPRSVAMYLGTNGLPYPASALMGNAFMRGIDSPMFFTANTIDQPGKQIALAAHGHWLGGDIDFHQADSWMLVGTNPLVSKAIGIPGQNPAQNLRAAIARGMKLIVIDPRRSQTAARAAIHLQPRPGEDVTILAGMINFVIREGLCDTAFIEENVSGFDDLAAAVAGFTPAYVADRADIPENQFIDAARLFATYGERRGMVNAGTGANFAMHGSLLEYLCLALTTICGRWQRAGEKVLRPNTLMPAFTAKAQPHPPYEGWGYGEKLRMRDLTDTVAGMPTAALADEILLEGDGQVKALICIGGNPMAAWPDQRKTLRALESLDLLVTLDTEMSLTSRLADYVIAPMMQMETPAMTMGSELIKYYTSGTGIPAAYAQYVPRLLDPPAGSDLIEEWQFFLGLTKRMNLDLWFVNFFGGGGGRFMESPPVVLNMNRDTDLSTEELFAQMCSTSRIPFDEVRSHPHGKIFDVDAVVEQRDPDCTARLDVGNAYLLAELSEVMLEDFAAARSDSAFPFRLIPRRSQNFMNSSGTSLAALHRGKPYNPAYMHPDAIDALGLQSGDSVRIDSPHDGVPAVLEADDTLRPDVVAMHHAFGGLPEEDAEFRSRGTNVGRLVPTDVDYDRITGLPRQGNIPVVVTALA, encoded by the coding sequence ATGGCCCATACCACCACCCAGCCGGGCATCTGCCGCATCTGCTCGGCCCACTGCGGCGTGCTGGCCACGGTGACCGACGGCCGGCTCACCAAGGTGACGGGCGACCCGGACAATCCCATGTTCAAGGGCTACACCTGCGTCAAGGGTCGGACCCTGCCCGAAATTCACAACAACCCTCTGCGGCTTCTACACAGCCAGAAACGACAGGCCGACGGTACCTACGCGCCGATCGAGTCCGGACACGCGATGGACGAGATCGCGGCCAAGCTCCAGGAACTCATTGCGGAGCACGGTCCGCGGTCGGTGGCGATGTATCTGGGGACGAACGGGCTGCCGTACCCGGCCTCGGCGCTCATGGGTAATGCCTTCATGAGGGGCATCGACTCGCCGATGTTCTTCACCGCCAACACCATCGACCAACCCGGCAAGCAGATCGCGCTTGCCGCGCACGGTCACTGGCTCGGCGGGGATATCGACTTCCACCAGGCCGACAGTTGGATGCTGGTGGGAACGAACCCGCTGGTGTCCAAGGCCATCGGCATCCCCGGGCAGAACCCGGCGCAGAACCTGCGGGCGGCGATCGCCCGCGGGATGAAACTCATCGTCATCGATCCGCGTCGGTCTCAGACGGCGGCTCGCGCTGCGATTCACCTGCAACCCCGCCCCGGTGAAGACGTGACGATTCTCGCCGGGATGATCAACTTCGTCATCCGCGAAGGTCTGTGCGACACCGCGTTCATCGAGGAGAACGTGTCCGGCTTTGACGACCTGGCGGCAGCCGTGGCCGGTTTCACCCCGGCTTACGTCGCTGACCGCGCCGACATTCCCGAGAACCAGTTCATCGACGCCGCAAGGCTGTTCGCGACGTACGGCGAGCGGCGCGGAATGGTGAACGCGGGTACCGGCGCGAACTTCGCGATGCACGGCAGCCTGCTCGAGTATCTGTGCCTGGCGCTGACGACGATCTGCGGCCGCTGGCAGCGGGCCGGCGAAAAAGTGCTGCGGCCCAACACATTGATGCCTGCGTTCACGGCCAAGGCGCAGCCGCATCCGCCGTATGAGGGGTGGGGTTACGGCGAGAAGTTGAGGATGCGCGATCTCACCGACACCGTGGCCGGTATGCCGACCGCGGCACTCGCCGATGAGATCCTGCTCGAGGGCGATGGTCAGGTGAAGGCGCTGATCTGTATCGGCGGCAATCCGATGGCCGCGTGGCCCGATCAGCGAAAGACCCTGCGCGCTCTGGAGAGCCTCGACCTGTTGGTCACCCTCGATACCGAGATGTCGCTGACGTCGCGGCTCGCGGACTATGTCATCGCTCCGATGATGCAGATGGAGACGCCCGCGATGACGATGGGCAGCGAGCTGATCAAGTACTACACCAGCGGCACAGGTATTCCCGCCGCATACGCGCAATATGTGCCCCGCCTCCTCGATCCGCCGGCGGGCTCCGATCTCATCGAGGAGTGGCAGTTCTTCCTCGGACTGACCAAACGCATGAACCTGGATCTGTGGTTCGTGAACTTCTTCGGCGGCGGTGGGGGCAGGTTCATGGAATCACCGCCGGTGGTGCTCAACATGAATCGCGACACCGACCTCTCTACCGAAGAGCTGTTCGCGCAAATGTGTTCGACTTCGCGTATCCCTTTCGACGAGGTACGCAGCCATCCGCACGGCAAGATCTTCGATGTGGATGCCGTGGTCGAGCAGCGGGATCCGGACTGCACGGCCCGGCTCGACGTGGGCAACGCATACCTGCTGGCTGAGTTATCAGAGGTCATGCTCGAGGACTTCGCTGCTGCTCGAAGCGATTCCGCATTCCCGTTTCGACTGATCCCGCGACGCAGTCAGAACTTCATGAACTCGTCGGGAACCAGCCTGGCCGCCCTGCACCGGGGCAAACCGTACAACCCCGCGTACATGCACCCCGATGCGATCGACGCACTCGGCCTGCAGTCCGGCGATTCGGTGCGAATCGATTCCCCGCACGACGGCGTTCCGGCGGTGCTGGAAGCCGACGACACACTGCGGCCCGACGTCGTCGCGATGCATCACGCCTTCGGCGGGCTGCCCGAAGAAGACGCGGAGTTTCGCAGCAGGGGGACCAACGTCGGCCGGCTCGTTCCGACCGACGTCGACTACGACCGCATCACCGGCCTACCGCGTCAGGGCAACATCCCGGTCGTCGTCACCGCGCTTGCGTGA